In Solanum pennellii chromosome 3, SPENNV200, a single window of DNA contains:
- the LOC107012253 gene encoding NAC domain containing protein 52-like, giving the protein MSKQMGIRFHPTDTELINNLNRFFKGELCLNQQSPIQFADIYGDQPPWEIFEANSCEEKFRYFITPLKKRKIKDKRFCRTCAKGTWKGQTAEDLIRRNGMGPVVGFKRNFRFETSMCGQNKTWLMIEYRVADNFFKENNHIVKKDFVVCRIKKKKNVYHHVMDAEDGDAVGIIDPMLLLEPNHNNGYSTTELDQVTVCEATTSEYDVQNSSTMENRQTTLEIEECDRVDDIISEEDMFRMLEDILDVDIPDRVDDIRSAEDMYRMFEDIVVDIPDDWLEHSLV; this is encoded by the coding sequence ATGTCGAAGCAAATGGGAATACGTTTTCATCCTACTGATACAGAGCTAATCAACAATCTTAACAGGTTTTTCAAAGGCGAATTATGTTTGAATCAACAAAGTCCTATTCAATTTGCAGATATATATGGAGATCAACCACCATGGGAGATATTTGAAGCTAATTCATGTGAAGAGAAATTCCGTTACTTTATTACTCCTTTGAAGAAGCGGAAGATTAAAGATAAAAGGTTTTGTCGAACCTGTGCTAAAGGGACGTGGAAAGGGCAAACCGCAGAAGATCTTATAAGGAGGAATGGAATGGGTCCTGTGGTAGGGTTTAAGAGAAACTTCAGGTTTGAAACGAGTATGTGTGGCCAAAATAAAACCTGGTTGATGATAGAATATCGTGTTGCGGATAATTTCTTTAAGGAAAACAATCATATTGTTaaaaaagattttgtagtgtgtcgaatcaagaagaagaagaacgtATATCATCATGTTATGGATGCAGAAGATGGAGATGCTGTGGGGATTATTGATCCTATGTTGTTGCTTGAACCTAATCATAATAACGGCTACTCCACAACGGAACTAGATCAAGTTACGGTTTGTGAGGCTACAACTTCGGAATATGATGTTCAAAATAGCAGTACAATGGAGAATAGACAGACAACGTTGGAAATAGAAGAATGCGACAGAGTTGATGATATTATAAGTGAGGAAGATATGTTTAGAATGTTGGAGGACATCCTTGACGTTGATATTCCTGATAGAGTTGATGATATTAGAAGTGCAGAAGATATGTATAGAATGTTTGAGGACATCGTTGTCGATATTCCTGATGATTGGTTGGAGCATTCATTAGTTTGA